The sequence CGGCTTCGGGAGACGGACCGGTGTAGATCGACGCCGGCACGGCCTGACGCATCAGCGCCTCGACCGGGCTCAGCGCGTCGTCCGCTCCGGCGGTGTCGAGACCGAGGGCGGCGAGCATCGTGCGCTGCGCAGCATCCGTGGGTCCGATGTGACGATCGGCGAAAGTGACCACTGGTGAATCAGCCCTCCGTCAGCGCGACGTAGGCGTCGCGGTCGAGCAGACCGTCGAACGCACCGGCGGCGACGGTGACCTTGAGCAGCCAGCCGCCCTCGAACGGTGCGGAGTTGACGAGCGACGGGTCGTCGACGGCCGCGTCGTTGATCTCGACGACCGTGCCGGTGACCGGCGCGTAGAGCTCACCGACCGACTTCGTGGATTCGATCTCTCCCACGACGGAGCCGGCGGTGACCTCGGTGCCGACGGCGGGGAGCTCGACGAACACGACGTCGCCCAGCTTCTCGGCGGCGTAGTCGGTGATGCCGATCGTCACGGTGTCGCCGTCAGCGGCGATCCACTCGTGTTCTTCGGTGTAGCTGAGGGCGGCGAGGTCGGTCATTTGGTCCTCCGATAGAAAGGCAGGGCGGTCACGGTCGCGGGGATCTTCGTCCCCCGCACATCAAGGAATACTGCGGTTCCCTCCTCAGCGGAAGAAGGGTGCACGTAGGCCATCGCGATCGGATGGCCGAGAGTCGGGCTGAGGGCTCCGCTGGTGATCTCGCCGAGCTTCTCGCCTTCGCCGTCGACGACGGCGTAGCCGGCGCGCCCGGCGCGCTTGCCCTCGGCGACGAGGCCGACCAGTACGGGAGCGTCGGATGCTCCGGACTGCTCGACGGCGACGAGCGCCTCCTTGCCGACGAACTCGTCCTTGGCAGTCACGACGACGCGTCCGAGGCCGGCCTGGGCGGGCAGCGTGTCGAGGCTCAACTCGTGTCCGTACAGCGGCATGCCCGCCTCGAGGCGAAGGGTGTCGCGCGCCGCGAGACCGGCGGGCACGAGACCGTGC is a genomic window of Microbacterium maritypicum containing:
- the gcvH gene encoding glycine cleavage system protein GcvH, with protein sequence MTDLAALSYTEEHEWIAADGDTVTIGITDYAAEKLGDVVFVELPAVGTEVTAGSVVGEIESTKSVGELYAPVTGTVVEINDAAVDDPSLVNSAPFEGGWLLKVTVAAGAFDGLLDRDAYVALTEG